A section of the Ruania halotolerans genome encodes:
- the groL gene encoding chaperonin GroEL (60 kDa chaperone family; promotes refolding of misfolded polypeptides especially under stressful conditions; forms two stacked rings of heptamers to form a barrel-shaped 14mer; ends can be capped by GroES; misfolded proteins enter the barrel where they are refolded when GroES binds), whose product MAKQIAFNEEARRGMERGLNILADTVKVTLGPRGRNVVLEKKWGAPTITNDGVSIAKEIELEEPYEKIGAELVKEVAKKTDDVAGDGTTTATVLAQALVREGLRNVVAGANPIALKRGIEKAVEAVTAELLSSATEVETKKQIAATAGISAGDPQIGELIAEALDKVGKEGVITVEESNALGLELELTEGMRFDKGYLSAYFVTDQDRQEAVLEDAYVLLVESKISSVKDMLPLLEKVIQSGKQLLIIAEDVEGEALATLVLNKIRGTFKSVAVKAPGFGDRRKAMLNDIAILTGGQVVSETVGLKLDNVGLEVLGTARQVVVTKDETTIVEGAGDADAIAGRVAQIRAEIENSDSDYDREKLQERLAKLAGGVAVIKAGAATEVELKERKHRIEDAVRNAKAAVEEGIVAGGGVALIQAAAAAFATLELEGDEATGASIVQIAVDAPLKQIAVNAGLEGGVVVEKVRGLETGHGLNAATGVYEDLLAAGINDPVKVTRSALQNAASIAALFLTTEAVVADKPEKAPAAPAGGDDMGGMGGMGF is encoded by the coding sequence ATGGCCAAGCAGATCGCTTTCAACGAGGAGGCCCGTCGCGGGATGGAGCGTGGACTCAACATCCTCGCCGACACCGTCAAGGTCACCCTCGGCCCGCGGGGACGCAATGTCGTCCTCGAGAAGAAGTGGGGCGCTCCCACGATCACCAACGATGGTGTGTCCATCGCCAAGGAGATCGAGCTCGAGGAGCCCTACGAGAAGATCGGTGCAGAGCTCGTCAAGGAGGTCGCCAAGAAGACTGACGACGTCGCAGGCGACGGCACCACCACCGCCACCGTTCTCGCCCAGGCGCTCGTGCGCGAGGGCCTGCGCAACGTGGTGGCCGGCGCCAACCCGATCGCCCTCAAGCGGGGTATCGAGAAGGCCGTCGAAGCCGTGACCGCTGAGCTGCTCAGCTCCGCCACCGAGGTGGAGACCAAGAAGCAGATCGCGGCCACCGCCGGCATCTCCGCCGGTGACCCGCAGATCGGTGAACTGATCGCCGAGGCCCTCGACAAGGTGGGCAAGGAAGGCGTCATCACCGTCGAGGAGTCCAACGCCCTGGGCTTGGAGCTCGAGCTCACCGAGGGGATGCGCTTCGACAAGGGCTACCTGTCGGCGTACTTCGTGACCGACCAGGACCGCCAGGAGGCGGTGCTGGAGGACGCGTACGTCCTGCTCGTCGAGTCCAAGATCTCCAGCGTCAAGGACATGCTGCCGCTCCTGGAGAAGGTCATCCAGTCCGGTAAGCAGCTGCTGATCATCGCCGAGGACGTCGAGGGCGAAGCCCTGGCCACCCTGGTGCTCAACAAGATCCGTGGCACCTTCAAGTCCGTGGCCGTCAAGGCACCGGGCTTCGGCGACCGCCGCAAGGCCATGCTCAACGACATCGCCATCCTCACCGGTGGTCAGGTTGTCTCCGAGACCGTGGGCCTCAAGCTCGACAACGTCGGCCTCGAGGTGCTCGGTACCGCTCGCCAGGTCGTTGTGACCAAGGACGAGACCACGATCGTTGAGGGTGCCGGCGACGCCGACGCCATCGCCGGACGGGTCGCGCAGATCCGCGCCGAGATCGAGAACTCGGACTCGGACTACGACCGCGAGAAGCTGCAGGAGCGCCTGGCGAAGCTCGCCGGCGGTGTGGCAGTCATCAAGGCCGGTGCCGCCACCGAGGTGGAGCTCAAGGAGCGCAAGCACCGCATCGAGGACGCCGTCCGTAACGCGAAGGCTGCCGTTGAAGAGGGCATCGTCGCCGGTGGTGGCGTGGCCCTGATCCAGGCTGCTGCCGCCGCGTTCGCCACCCTCGAGCTCGAGGGTGACGAGGCAACCGGTGCATCCATCGTGCAGATCGCCGTGGACGCCCCGCTCAAGCAGATCGCCGTGAACGCCGGCCTCGAGGGCGGCGTTGTGGTGGAGAAGGTGCGTGGCCTGGAGACCGGTCACGGCCTGAACGCCGCCACGGGTGTCTACGAGGACCTGCTCGCTGCAGGGATCAACGACCCGGTGAAGGTGACCCGTTCCGCACTGCAGAACGCTGCCTCCATCGCCGCACTGTTCCTCACCACCGAGGCCGTTGTGGCCGACAAGCCGGAGAAGGCCCCCGCGGCACCGGCCGGTGGCGATGACATGGGCGGCATGGGCGGCATGGGCTTCTGA
- a CDS encoding DUF4031 domain-containing protein — MALLIDPPMWPAHGTRFSHLVSDASLTELHEFAAAAGVSQRAFDRDHYDVPERLYAELVARGADPVPARVLIRRLRGSGLRVPARERPAHRRSALADRWHRMLPEAPNLGEELLDRWDEHHRTYHTTAHLLDVLEALETLCAPAVPPRAVLLAAWFHDAVYQGRAGQDERDSAALAEQSLPRAGVSAAETAEVVRLVLVTTTHQVAPGDANAALLVDADLAVLARDAAGYLEYLRQVRSEYAHVTDADFAAGRAAVVRQLLRLDPLFHTVRGRAQWEAAARTNLRSELHA, encoded by the coding sequence GTGGCCCTTCTCATCGATCCGCCGATGTGGCCTGCGCACGGGACGAGGTTCTCGCACCTGGTCTCGGACGCGTCGCTGACCGAGTTGCACGAATTCGCGGCAGCCGCCGGTGTGAGTCAGCGCGCATTCGACCGGGACCACTATGACGTGCCAGAGCGGCTGTACGCCGAACTTGTGGCACGAGGAGCCGACCCGGTTCCGGCGCGGGTGCTGATCCGCCGGCTGCGCGGAAGCGGTCTACGGGTCCCTGCCCGGGAGCGCCCCGCGCACCGGCGATCGGCACTGGCGGACCGGTGGCACAGGATGCTGCCGGAGGCACCGAACCTGGGTGAGGAACTGCTTGACCGGTGGGACGAGCACCATCGCACGTACCACACCACGGCGCACCTGTTGGATGTGCTCGAGGCCCTTGAGACACTCTGTGCGCCTGCGGTGCCGCCGCGGGCGGTCCTCCTTGCCGCGTGGTTCCACGATGCTGTGTATCAGGGCCGAGCCGGGCAGGATGAGCGTGATTCGGCCGCACTTGCCGAGCAGTCGCTTCCCCGCGCAGGCGTGAGTGCCGCGGAGACGGCAGAAGTGGTGCGCCTCGTGCTGGTGACCACCACGCACCAGGTTGCCCCCGGTGATGCGAACGCGGCGCTGCTGGTGGATGCCGATCTCGCAGTTCTCGCCCGGGACGCTGCGGGGTACCTGGAGTATCTGAGGCAGGTGCGATCCGAGTACGCCCACGTCACGGATGCGGACTTCGCGGCGGGGCGGGCCGCCGTCGTGCGACAGCTGCTCCGCCTCGACCCGCTGTTCCACACCGTGCGCGGGAGAGCGCAGTGGGAGGCCGCGGCCCGGACCAACCTCCGGTCAGAGCTGCACGCCTAG
- a CDS encoding WXG100 family type VII secretion target has translation MARFEVDSAEVARAGANARNSAVVIQTEVTNMMRHLTALQSSWRGGASTAFTGLLTDWRATQQQVESSLEQISMALDAGAREYEGAESNTMRMFAR, from the coding sequence ATGGCTCGATTCGAGGTAGACAGCGCAGAGGTGGCCCGCGCTGGTGCGAACGCGCGCAACTCCGCCGTGGTGATCCAGACCGAGGTGACGAACATGATGCGGCACCTGACCGCGCTGCAGAGTTCATGGCGCGGCGGTGCGTCCACGGCGTTCACCGGCCTGCTGACGGATTGGCGTGCCACGCAGCAGCAGGTGGAGAGCTCCCTGGAGCAGATCTCCATGGCCTTGGATGCCGGCGCGCGCGAGTACGAGGGTGCCGAGTCGAACACGATGCGCATGTTTGCACGCTGA
- a CDS encoding HD domain-containing protein, whose amino-acid sequence MSAMGVIDAPGWVLSAWRRSLEAVGATADRATLETYGERLIKRWSDPSRIHHNLKRLIGVLARVDELAPETHDPDVVRIAAWYHGAAFDAAARQAYAHRGGVDEVASAELARRELSELGVPAKVVDRVSALIIGIARHSAPKNDIDAQALCDADLGGLAAEPQRYQAYRREVREEYRHIPDRDYVEARLAIVTKLLNRNRLFKSPMAQPWEDAARENLSAELDRLTSTLEQLPPRDESDPRGDAADQGAREHAGSAGDGPEPEADRRQDPALRTRSNAAAGSVAAGNSSAPARSARSDEEGSSDQAGENTDQADSGTRGSAPAADAGPSEDAERKRQPEDRTDDETQERSASNRDVPSLSRPPRMPAIKHHPVTRRR is encoded by the coding sequence GTGAGCGCGATGGGCGTCATCGACGCACCGGGATGGGTTCTCTCGGCATGGCGGCGCAGCCTGGAGGCCGTCGGAGCCACTGCGGACCGGGCCACGCTCGAGACGTACGGCGAGCGCCTGATCAAGCGGTGGTCCGATCCGAGCAGGATCCACCACAATCTCAAGCGGCTCATCGGCGTATTGGCGCGGGTGGACGAACTCGCGCCAGAGACCCACGACCCTGACGTGGTGCGGATCGCGGCCTGGTATCACGGGGCTGCCTTCGACGCCGCCGCACGTCAGGCGTACGCGCACCGCGGCGGTGTCGACGAGGTGGCGTCCGCCGAGCTGGCGCGACGGGAGCTCTCCGAGCTCGGGGTGCCCGCGAAGGTGGTCGATCGGGTGTCCGCGCTGATCATCGGCATCGCCCGCCACTCAGCCCCCAAGAACGACATCGACGCCCAGGCCCTCTGCGATGCCGACCTCGGCGGTCTGGCTGCGGAACCGCAGCGCTACCAGGCATACCGCCGAGAAGTGCGCGAGGAGTACCGGCACATTCCAGATCGCGACTACGTCGAGGCGCGCCTGGCGATCGTGACCAAGTTGTTGAACCGGAACCGGCTGTTCAAGAGTCCGATGGCCCAGCCATGGGAGGACGCTGCGAGAGAGAATCTCTCCGCCGAGCTCGATCGGCTGACCTCCACGCTAGAGCAGCTCCCCCCGCGGGATGAGTCCGACCCACGCGGCGACGCAGCGGACCAGGGCGCACGCGAACATGCCGGGAGTGCGGGCGATGGCCCTGAGCCGGAGGCGGACCGCCGCCAGGACCCCGCGCTACGGACTCGCTCGAACGCGGCGGCTGGCTCGGTCGCGGCGGGCAACTCGAGCGCGCCCGCACGCTCAGCACGCTCGGATGAGGAAGGCAGTTCAGACCAGGCGGGCGAGAACACCGACCAGGCCGATTCCGGCACCCGGGGTTCCGCTCCCGCCGCAGATGCAGGTCCATCCGAGGACGCCGAGCGCAAGCGGCAGCCCGAGGACCGCACAGACGATGAGACGCAAGAGCGGTCCGCGAGCAACCGGGACGTCCCCTCACTGAGCAGGCCGCCGAGGATGCCCGCCATCAAGCACCACCCGGTCACCCGGCGGCGCTGA
- a CDS encoding MogA/MoaB family molybdenum cofactor biosynthesis protein, with the protein MAAGIPAAVITVSDRCAAGERDDCSGRTAADLLADAGYVVAPVTVIPDGADAVERAIQAALEQGARLVLTTGGTGLSPRDRTPEGTARVLEYEVPGIAEQIRRSDAATVPTSILSRGLAGVVGAALVVNAPGSVSGVTTAVQVVLGVAAHVLDQLEGGDHP; encoded by the coding sequence ATGGCAGCGGGCATCCCAGCGGCAGTGATCACGGTTTCCGACCGTTGTGCTGCCGGCGAGCGTGACGACTGCTCGGGGCGCACGGCCGCCGATCTGCTCGCCGATGCCGGCTACGTTGTGGCGCCGGTGACTGTGATTCCGGACGGAGCGGACGCCGTCGAACGAGCGATCCAGGCCGCGCTGGAACAGGGCGCCCGGCTTGTGCTGACCACCGGCGGAACTGGCCTCTCTCCGCGTGATCGCACGCCGGAGGGGACGGCCCGGGTGCTGGAGTACGAGGTGCCGGGGATCGCCGAGCAGATCCGTCGCAGTGACGCGGCCACTGTGCCCACCTCCATCCTGAGCCGGGGACTCGCCGGAGTGGTCGGGGCGGCGCTGGTGGTGAATGCCCCGGGATCGGTCAGTGGGGTCACCACAGCCGTGCAGGTGGTGCTCGGAGTGGCTGCCCATGTGCTGGACCAGCTCGAAGGCGGTGATCACCCGTGA
- a CDS encoding molybdenum cofactor biosynthesis protein MoaE, with protein sequence MSARSPHADKVYRGEQLQGSRHIEPVTVALAQISPTPLDIAAHHAAVTGSQDGALACFVGTVRDHSPDAAGQVVRLEYVAHPDAPAVLASLATQVSTRHDGVTIAVSHRTGDLGVGEAAIVACAASAHRAAAFDACRDLVETVKAELPMWKKQVLADGSHSWVGAL encoded by the coding sequence GTGAGCGCAAGGAGCCCCCATGCAGACAAGGTGTACCGGGGTGAGCAACTGCAGGGATCGCGGCACATCGAGCCCGTGACGGTGGCCCTCGCCCAGATCTCACCCACGCCGCTGGACATCGCGGCCCACCACGCCGCTGTCACGGGGTCACAGGACGGTGCGCTGGCCTGCTTCGTCGGCACGGTCCGCGACCACAGCCCGGACGCGGCCGGGCAGGTGGTCCGCCTGGAGTATGTGGCGCACCCGGATGCCCCAGCCGTATTGGCCTCACTCGCTACTCAGGTCAGCACCCGGCATGACGGCGTCACGATCGCCGTCAGCCATCGCACCGGTGATCTGGGCGTGGGGGAGGCGGCCATCGTGGCCTGCGCAGCCTCGGCGCACCGGGCTGCTGCGTTCGACGCGTGCCGGGACCTGGTGGAGACGGTCAAGGCTGAACTGCCGATGTGGAAGAAGCAAGTGCTCGCTGATGGATCGCACTCGTGGGTGGGTGCCCTATGA
- the moaA gene encoding GTP 3',8-cyclase MoaA, whose product MSEIRAVEVSEDLAHPMVDRFGRVHRDLRISLTDKCNLRCAYCMPPEGVPWLSKNNILTTDELVRVAEVAAVLGIEEVRLTGGEPLLRQDAVEVVRRMAAINGATAPLEVSMTTNGMALPRLATDLAEAGLARVNISLDTLSKERFHELTHRDRLEDVLAGIDAALAAGLNPVKINAVAMRGVNDDELVDLVRFAARSGCEMRFIEQMPLDAGHIWSRVAMVRGEEILSQLEQAFSLTPLPGRGAAPAERFLVDGGPTTVGVIRSVTKPFCGACDRVRITADGQLRNCLFAREESDLLAVLRSGGSDDDIATLMHRCIAGKLPGHGIDDPGFLQPDRPMSAIGG is encoded by the coding sequence ATGAGTGAGATTAGAGCTGTGGAGGTCTCCGAGGACCTCGCGCACCCGATGGTCGACCGCTTTGGACGCGTCCACCGCGATTTGCGCATCTCCCTGACCGACAAGTGCAACCTGCGCTGTGCCTACTGCATGCCCCCCGAAGGCGTGCCATGGCTGAGCAAGAACAACATCCTCACCACGGACGAGCTGGTCCGGGTGGCCGAGGTGGCAGCGGTACTGGGTATCGAGGAGGTGCGGCTCACCGGCGGGGAGCCGTTGCTCCGTCAAGACGCAGTCGAGGTCGTGCGGCGGATGGCGGCGATCAACGGCGCCACTGCTCCGCTCGAGGTCTCGATGACCACGAACGGGATGGCCTTGCCGCGCCTGGCCACCGATCTCGCCGAGGCGGGGTTGGCCCGGGTGAACATCAGCCTGGACACGCTCAGCAAAGAGCGCTTCCACGAGCTCACCCACCGGGACCGGCTCGAAGACGTTCTCGCCGGTATCGATGCGGCGCTCGCGGCCGGGCTGAACCCGGTGAAGATCAACGCTGTGGCGATGCGGGGCGTGAACGACGATGAACTCGTGGACCTGGTGCGTTTCGCCGCCCGGTCCGGCTGCGAGATGCGGTTCATCGAGCAGATGCCCCTCGACGCCGGGCACATCTGGTCCCGGGTGGCGATGGTGCGTGGCGAGGAGATCCTCAGCCAGCTGGAACAGGCATTCTCGCTCACCCCACTGCCAGGGCGCGGCGCTGCCCCGGCCGAACGCTTCCTGGTGGACGGCGGCCCCACCACCGTCGGTGTGATCCGCTCGGTGACGAAGCCCTTCTGCGGGGCGTGTGACCGGGTACGGATCACCGCCGATGGTCAGCTGCGGAACTGCTTGTTCGCGCGGGAGGAATCGGACCTGCTGGCGGTGCTGCGCTCGGGCGGAAGCGACGATGACATTGCCACGCTCATGCATCGCTGCATCGCCGGAAAGCTCCCCGGCCATGGGATTGATGACCCCGGGTTCCTGCAGCCGGACCGGCCGATGAGCGCGATCGGTGGTTGA
- a CDS encoding inositol monophosphatase family protein: MDTAALLDLLKETAATVITPRFRALASEEVFEKSPGDLVTVADRESEVVITDALRAAYPEALILGEEATAADPSLLDAFATAEHSFTIDPVDGTKNFVNGSPDHAVMVSELRGSEVVRAVIWQPEHEVSWVAERGAGAYRNGERLAALTRDPDPAQVRGATSTILSTSAAPADLPPMQESWWCAGVDYPQLVIGTVDYLVYRRDWPWDHAPGSLLVTETGGHLSRLDGGPYEPRVVAGWLLAGGSQEIVDVVRPPIARTLASHE; this comes from the coding sequence ATGGATACTGCCGCTCTACTGGACCTTCTCAAGGAGACGGCCGCGACCGTCATCACCCCGCGTTTTCGCGCTCTGGCGAGTGAGGAGGTCTTCGAGAAGAGCCCCGGCGATCTCGTCACCGTGGCCGACCGGGAGTCCGAGGTGGTGATCACCGATGCGTTGCGCGCGGCCTACCCGGAAGCGTTGATCCTCGGGGAGGAGGCCACTGCGGCCGATCCGAGTCTTCTCGATGCGTTCGCTACCGCCGAGCACAGTTTCACGATCGATCCGGTCGACGGCACCAAGAACTTCGTGAACGGTTCACCCGACCATGCGGTGATGGTCTCCGAACTGCGCGGATCCGAGGTGGTGCGCGCTGTCATCTGGCAGCCCGAGCACGAGGTGTCATGGGTGGCCGAGCGAGGCGCGGGTGCCTACCGCAACGGCGAGCGACTTGCGGCGCTCACTCGTGACCCGGATCCGGCCCAGGTTCGTGGAGCGACCTCGACGATACTGAGTACCTCCGCTGCCCCGGCTGATCTGCCGCCCATGCAGGAATCCTGGTGGTGCGCCGGGGTGGACTATCCGCAACTGGTGATCGGCACCGTGGATTACCTGGTGTACCGGCGCGACTGGCCCTGGGATCACGCGCCTGGCTCGCTCCTGGTCACCGAGACCGGTGGTCACCTCAGCCGGCTCGACGGCGGCCCTTACGAGCCGCGGGTGGTCGCCGGCTGGTTGCTCGCCGGGGGATCGCAGGAAATCGTCGACGTGGTCAGGCCGCCGATCGCGCGGACGCTCGCGTCTCACGAGTGA
- a CDS encoding MoaD/ThiS family protein produces the protein MTEVRYFAAAAEAAGRHGESLAANSVGELRSLMIERHGEALERVLTRCSLLVDGVVTNDATSLEETDVVDVLPPFAGG, from the coding sequence ATGACCGAGGTGCGGTACTTCGCCGCGGCGGCCGAGGCCGCCGGACGGCACGGTGAGTCGCTGGCCGCGAACAGCGTGGGTGAACTGCGGTCCCTGATGATCGAACGCCACGGGGAAGCACTGGAGCGGGTGCTGACCCGCTGCTCCCTGCTCGTGGACGGGGTGGTGACCAACGACGCCACCTCGCTCGAGGAGACGGACGTCGTCGACGTGCTCCCACCTTTCGCCGGCGGCTGA
- a CDS encoding DUF6457 domain-containing protein, with protein sequence MNQELPPIQEWVRHACAELGVDPALVDLRALLDMTRDVAHHVDRPAAPVTAYLVGLAVGAQSSASTRTARDVVGRAGELARRWEKETGA encoded by the coding sequence ATGAACCAGGAACTGCCCCCGATCCAGGAGTGGGTGCGCCATGCGTGCGCCGAACTCGGCGTCGATCCTGCGCTGGTCGACCTGAGGGCCCTGCTGGACATGACGCGGGACGTGGCCCATCACGTGGATCGCCCTGCCGCACCGGTGACGGCCTACCTCGTCGGACTGGCGGTGGGCGCTCAGTCGAGCGCATCCACCCGGACCGCACGGGACGTCGTCGGCAGGGCCGGTGAACTCGCTCGCCGCTGGGAGAAGGAGACCGGAGCATGA
- the mobA gene encoding molybdenum cofactor guanylyltransferase: MPTSGAALGAALSGTDAVILAGGRGTRLGGVDKPSLTVGGRTLLASALQAGAGARRIVVVGPATLPVPEGVLRTQEDPPFGGPVAALAAGLAALDRSAGSAGPGWVLLLAADLPHASDAVAALAPVTAALDRDGDTSADGVCLRDQDGRWQWLAGVYRRAALEAALAHLPTVRDASLRRLLGTLHLVPVDGSPDTVADIDTRADLEAARSAGGADLADSERHPRPPRTEQQ; encoded by the coding sequence GTGCCGACCAGTGGTGCAGCCCTCGGTGCGGCCCTCAGCGGTACCGACGCAGTCATCCTCGCCGGTGGCCGCGGCACCCGTCTGGGCGGCGTCGACAAGCCCTCCCTGACCGTGGGAGGGCGCACGCTGCTCGCCTCAGCACTGCAGGCCGGTGCCGGTGCCCGCCGCATCGTGGTGGTCGGCCCCGCCACCTTGCCGGTACCGGAGGGCGTTCTGCGCACGCAGGAAGACCCGCCGTTCGGCGGACCGGTGGCAGCGCTGGCGGCGGGCCTGGCAGCGCTGGACCGGTCTGCGGGGTCTGCCGGCCCGGGGTGGGTGCTCCTCCTCGCCGCGGACCTCCCCCATGCCAGTGATGCAGTGGCCGCTCTCGCCCCGGTGACCGCCGCACTCGATCGCGACGGTGATACGAGCGCCGACGGCGTGTGCCTGCGTGATCAGGACGGTCGCTGGCAGTGGCTCGCGGGCGTGTACCGGCGGGCCGCGCTGGAGGCCGCACTGGCGCACCTGCCCACAGTTCGCGATGCGTCGCTGCGCCGACTGCTCGGAACGCTGCACCTGGTTCCGGTGGACGGGAGCCCGGACACCGTTGCCGATATCGACACCAGAGCCGACCTGGAAGCCGCGCGATCCGCGGGCGGCGCCGATCTGGCAGACTCGGAGAGGCACCCGCGCCCACCGCGAACGGAGCAGCAATGA
- the moaC gene encoding cyclic pyranopterin monophosphate synthase MoaC, whose product MSEFTHLDHHGHARMVDVTEKQPSVRSATAEALVRCAPHVVAALRDGSVPKGDVLAVARVAGIAAAKRTPELLPLAHVIGVHGVVVDAEVTDDGVALRATARTADRTGVEMEALTAVSVAALNVVDMVKGLDKGTMIENVRLTEKTGGKSGDWHRAD is encoded by the coding sequence ATGAGCGAGTTCACCCACCTGGATCACCACGGGCACGCCCGCATGGTCGACGTCACCGAGAAGCAACCGAGCGTGCGGTCGGCCACTGCGGAGGCCCTGGTGCGCTGCGCCCCGCACGTGGTGGCCGCGCTGCGGGACGGGTCGGTGCCGAAGGGAGACGTGCTCGCCGTGGCCCGGGTGGCCGGGATCGCCGCCGCGAAACGCACCCCGGAACTACTGCCGCTCGCGCACGTGATCGGCGTGCACGGGGTGGTGGTTGATGCCGAGGTGACCGACGATGGCGTCGCGTTGCGCGCCACCGCTCGTACGGCGGACCGCACCGGCGTGGAAATGGAAGCCCTGACGGCGGTCAGCGTGGCCGCGCTGAACGTGGTGGACATGGTCAAGGGCCTCGACAAGGGCACCATGATCGAGAATGTGCGCCTGACTGAGAAGACCGGCGGGAAGTCCGGCGACTGGCACCGGGCGGACTGA
- a CDS encoding molybdopterin molybdotransferase MoeA, producing MGITMTRTVAEHLVAVLSAIQPLAPRELDLTDAGGRVLAADVTSTTPIPLFDNSAMDGYAVRSADLAGASAAHPITVPVAADIPAGAVRTDPVAPGTVARIMTGAPMPAGADAIVPVEYSDGGTTETRLTLAPEPGRHLRRAGEDLAAGDLVLPAGTVLHARQIAAAAAAGHGALTVHPRPRVAVISTGSELVTPGSTPRGGQIPDSNSYLLARLVAEAGAEPVRIGAVPDDEAEFARVLAEVSPRVDAIICSGGVSVGAYDVVKAVLAREPGMWFGTVSMQPGKPQGFGHLADGTTVFTLPGNPVSVYVSFAVFVAPALHRLAGHPVTAALPLVPARATSGWRSPAGREQFMPVRIAHDGDAPDGQPAYLVRPSSERGSGSHLVGTLAAADGLVRVPADVTEVNAGETVELLAEGRNR from the coding sequence ATGGGAATCACGATGACCCGGACCGTGGCCGAGCACCTGGTGGCAGTACTCAGCGCGATCCAGCCTCTGGCCCCGCGCGAGCTGGATCTCACCGACGCCGGCGGCCGCGTGCTCGCAGCGGACGTCACCTCCACCACGCCGATCCCCTTATTCGACAACTCCGCGATGGATGGGTACGCCGTCCGCAGCGCCGACCTGGCCGGAGCGAGTGCGGCGCATCCCATCACTGTGCCGGTGGCCGCTGACATCCCGGCCGGTGCAGTGCGCACCGACCCTGTGGCCCCTGGCACGGTCGCACGGATCATGACCGGAGCCCCGATGCCCGCCGGCGCCGATGCGATCGTCCCGGTGGAGTACTCCGACGGCGGCACCACCGAGACACGCCTCACCCTCGCCCCAGAACCGGGACGCCACCTACGCCGCGCCGGGGAGGATCTCGCCGCGGGCGATCTGGTGCTGCCCGCCGGCACTGTGCTGCACGCTCGGCAGATTGCCGCCGCCGCGGCGGCTGGGCACGGGGCACTCACCGTGCATCCCCGCCCGCGGGTGGCGGTGATCTCCACTGGTTCCGAGCTCGTCACCCCGGGCAGCACACCGCGGGGCGGGCAGATCCCGGACTCCAACTCCTATCTCCTGGCTCGCCTGGTCGCCGAAGCCGGCGCCGAACCGGTCCGGATCGGCGCCGTCCCCGACGACGAAGCCGAGTTCGCGCGCGTTCTCGCCGAGGTCTCACCGCGCGTGGACGCCATCATCTGCTCCGGCGGGGTGAGCGTGGGCGCCTATGACGTGGTCAAAGCCGTCCTCGCCCGGGAACCGGGCATGTGGTTCGGCACGGTGTCGATGCAGCCGGGTAAACCGCAGGGGTTCGGTCACCTCGCCGACGGCACCACAGTGTTCACCCTGCCCGGGAACCCGGTGAGCGTGTACGTCTCGTTCGCGGTGTTCGTGGCCCCGGCACTGCACCGGCTCGCCGGGCATCCGGTGACGGCGGCCCTCCCCCTGGTCCCGGCACGCGCCACATCCGGGTGGCGCTCCCCCGCCGGGCGTGAACAGTTCATGCCGGTGCGGATAGCTCACGACGGCGACGCCCCCGATGGTCAACCGGCCTACCTCGTGCGCCCCTCCAGCGAGCGCGGCTCGGGTTCGCACCTGGTCGGCACATTGGCAGCAGCTGACGGCTTGGTCCGCGTACCGGCCGACGTCACCGAGGTGAACGCGGGTGAGACCGTGGAGCTGCTGGCGGAAGGAAGGAACCGATGA